A window of the Chrysiogenia bacterium genome harbors these coding sequences:
- a CDS encoding response regulator, producing the protein MQELRILVADDAGVMRHLLSHWLNKMVHCKLTLVNDGLEAIRALHEASEQSTPFDLIITDIKMPHVDGIRVIEYVREKMSDPETPIIVITSVAAPAMRERALQLGATTYITKPLKYYELLRAMLRLFGKDYQEIEKPLAC; encoded by the coding sequence ATGCAGGAGCTTCGAATACTGGTGGCCGACGATGCCGGCGTGATGCGGCACCTGCTCTCCCACTGGCTCAACAAGATGGTGCACTGCAAGCTGACCCTCGTAAATGACGGGCTCGAGGCCATCCGGGCCCTCCACGAGGCCTCCGAGCAATCGACTCCCTTCGACCTCATCATCACCGACATCAAGATGCCCCACGTCGACGGCATCCGCGTCATTGAATACGTGCGCGAGAAGATGAGCGACCCGGAAACCCCGATCATTGTGATTACCAGCGTGGCCGCCCCGGCCATGCGCGAGAGGGCGCTGCAGCTGGGCGCGACGACCTACATCACCAAGCCGCTCAAGTACTACGAGCTCCTTCGCGCCATGCTGCGCCTGTTCGGAAAAGACTACCAGGAAATCGAAAAGCCGCTGGCCTGCTAG